Part of the Ignavibacterium album JCM 16511 genome, GTAAAATTCAGTAAAAGTCTTTTTGCTGATTAAAATTTTTGTATCGAATGAATTTTTATTTTCATATTCCGGTAAATATGAAACAGAGCAATCGAGTTGGTCATCGTTGCGGAATTTGTTGGCTGAGATGTCAGAAACATCAAGATAAACTGCTGATGCAAATCCCAGCAGAATTAATGCGAGCCAGACATAATTTAGCAATACTAACCTCGCGGTTAATTAGGAAATCAGTTGCCTTCTTCTATTAGTGCTTTTATCTCTGAAGTGTCAATAATACAAACAATAAAATTTTCAGGGACTTCGTAATCGTCAGATGAAAGACGCGAAGAATATTTTAGTCTATACATTTCTTTTATCTGATCAATTATTTTTTGTTCATCTACAATTCTTATCTCACCGTTTATCGTTATTGATTTAAGACGATATGTAATTTCTTTACCGCCTTGTTTTTCTGATTTTACGATTGAAAAACTTGCCGGACTGTTAAATTTTATACTTTCGAAAGCTTCTTCATTCTTATCAAGGTAAACAAAAATATTTTTATCTAAATAAACAAAGTTTGTAGGAATCTGATAAATTCTTTCAGTATCAAGAAGCATTGAAGCAACACCAGCCATAGCATCGTTTATATCTTTTTCAATTTCTTTAATGTCGCGAATTACAATTTGATGCCTTTGCATAAAAAATTCCTTAAGTACTTTAATTAACTACACAATTTCCTGCCGTCGAGAACTGGCAATGATTACAATGATTTAATTTTTTTGAAAATGAATTGCTTACGATTCCCTCTATCTTTGCAGAAATTTCATTTTTTAATTCAGAAATATTTTCTGATGAATAATTAAGTTTAAACTCCCTATCAGGCATTCTTAAAAAAATCAACCGCGCTTCGAATTTTTCATAATCATTAAATAACTGTGACGAAATATATAAATAAAATTTTAATTGATTTGAATATTCTTCGAACTTCTGAGATACAGATTTTTCATCAACATCATCTGTTTTATAATCTATAATTAAAATTTTGTTTTTTTCGAAAATTATTTTATCCAAAATTCCATGGAGAAAGTAAGAATTTTTCTTTAGATAAATCTCAAATTCATTTTTGTAATTTTTATAAGCAGAAATTTCCTTAAAAACTTCGGTTTCCCTGAAAGTCTTAATCAAATCAGAAATTTGATTTATTGTTTCTTCAGCTGTTATTTCATTAATATCAATTTGCTTTACCTGCCTTTTTATAAAATTTAATGTTTCTGATTCATCGAGCTCGAGTTGTAATATTTTATGAATTATCTCACCAATTTTTTCTGATTTGATGGAAGAATTTTTCAGAATAGTTAAAGTTTCAGATTCATTTTCAATTACATTATCGGTAAATATATCTTCATCAAAATAATATTCGTTGTAAATTTTTGATGAATCTTTCCATTGTGGAAGAAGTTTATTTAATAACGCAAAACCAAGATTGTAAGTCAAATGGTATTTCAAAGGACATTGAGAATAAACTGATATTCTGGTTGCCGAGATCATCTGACTTTTTTCTTTCTCCTGATATTTTTGAATTATGTATTTTCTTTCAGAGCGTGTATCAACAGCTTTTTCAACAGTTTCATTAATAAATTCTGCATTATGAATAACAGGAATTTTTATCTCCAGCGTTTTCTTTTCATTAATGAATTTGTTTTCTTTCTGAACAAGATATTCAAGTACATCTTCAATCAATATGTCATTTTCAAAATCGAAATTAAGAGCATCTTTCAGCAAATAAATAAAGGACTCTTTATTCGGTTCCTTATCTTCCTTTATCTCAGCTGTGATAAAAAGTTTTTCTTTAGCTCTTGTAATCGCCACATACAAAAGTCTTTTTATCTCAGCAAGATTTTTTTTCTTTTCAATAAAATCATTTAACTGCGTTATCGGAAGTGAAACATAATCACCGGTTGGATTATTCGGGTCCGGAATTTTTGCAAGCAGCCCTAAATGTTTATTAACAAAAATTGATTTTGATTTTAACTTTGCTGATTGTCCGTAGTCTTCGGTTTTAAATAAAATCACAACAGGAAATTCTAATCCTTTCGCCTGATGAACAGTCATTATTTGAACTGCATCAAGAGCTGAACTGACTGCTGCCTGAGGTTCATCTTCGACACTTTGAACTGCTTCTTTAAGTGAATTAACAAAATCATAAAGATTGCGATAACCTTTTGAATCAAAGTTTCTGGATAAAGAAAATAATTTTTTGATGTTTGCAATTTCCTGTTCGCCATCAATACGATTATGAATTACTGCAAGATAACCAGTGTCTGATAATATTTGATTTAATAATTGAGTTAATGTAAGTGAAGCACTTAAATCAATATGAGTTTGAAGAACTTGTTTAACTTTTTCCAGCCTGCCTTTATCGGGAAAGTTTTTTAGTTTATCATAAATACTTTTTCCTGGCTGAAGTGATATTTCAAAAATCGTAGTATCAGGAATTGTAAAGAAAGGTGATCTTAGAATTCCAACTAGTGCTGCATCATCTTCCTGATTAAGCATCACAGACAAATAGTTATAGATATCATTAATTACTTGTCGTTGATAAAATCCTCTTCCACCAATTATTGAATATGGAATATTCTTCTTAATAAAAATTTTTTCAAGTTCATCAAAAGATTTTCGCTTTCTCACAAGTATTGTTATATCGCCAAAATTATAATTCTCAGTGCTCACAAGCTGAATAATTTTACCAGCAACAAGCTCTGCCTGACTGGGATTTTCTTCATCACCTTTTGAAATAAGAAAACAAATTTCACCATCACGCTTTTTTTCTTTGGCACAAACAATCGGAACATTTTTTAATTCACCAAATAAAGGAATATCCTTTTCAAATAACCTGTTAAAAACATAATTGGTAAACAAACAGATTTCTTCATTCATTCTGAAACTATCAGGCAATTCCATAAGATGAGAAAGATTTCTCTCTTTAACGATATCATCTTTTGTTTTGTGAAAAATCTCCAGCTCTGCATCGCGGAATTTGTAGATACTCTGCTTTTCATCACCAACGATAAATAGTTTGCCGGATTTCAGATAATCAAGTATCGGAAGAAAAATTTCATATTGAAGTTCATTTGTATCCTGGAATTCATCAACCATAAGATACCTGAATTTGCTGCTGATATAACTTTGCACATCCTGATTTTTCAGCAATTCTTTCGTGAACAATAAAATATCTTCAAAGTCAATGTAAGATTCTTCTTTCTTTTTAATTTCATATAACTGAAGTGTACGATCAAAAAGCATTAACATTTCTCTGGCAAGCTTTATCAAATCAGGATAAAGTTCACCATCAGAAACTCGGGTAAACATTTCAAGTTCACTAAAAGTTTTTTCCACAATTCTGATTTCTCTTTCAAGCGAAGTCTGTAAATCTTTAACAAGATATTTCTGCTTTCTTACCTCGTGCTTATCTGTCAGAAGATTCTTTTTAATGTTTTGAAGAAGCTCTATTGGATTTCTATTCCTTTCAAATTCTTCAAGGTGATACTTAATGTTTAATGCAAAATCACTCTTTAAATTATTGGCTAGTACTGAGTTGTTAATTTTTTTTAATGAATGTATAAAATCATTTTCATAATAACTCCAGATTTCATTGAATATAATTTCAAATTTTTCATTGAAGTTTTTTATAATTTCTTCATCTGACTTAGAATAAATCTCTTCTTTTACTTTCAGAACATTTTTTCTGTCATCAATCAAGCTCATCAATTCTTTTTGAAGAACTGATTTTCTTGAGAAGTATCTTAATAGTCTCTTAACAATTTCGGAACGAGAAGTATCATTGAAATATTCATCTATAGTTTCTTCGACTGCTAATTCGAGAAGTTCATTCGCAAGAGACTGATCAATCGGCGTAAAGTTTGCATCAATCCCTGCTTCTACTGGAAACTCACGAAGTATATCAATGCAAAACGAATGAATTGTAGAGATATATGCCGATACAAGATTCCGTCTGATTTTTTCAAGTACCTTTATTCTCTGATTATCTCTTGTTTCTTTAATTTCATTATCAATTAGTTCTGATATTTTCTGATAAAGTTCACTTGCAGCTTTTTCAGTAAAAGTAATCGCAGCGATTGAAGACACTTGTCCATCAAGTTTAATTGCAGCTTCGAGATATTTTCTACTTAGTACAAATGTCTTACCTGAACCAGCATTTGCGGTTAATGCAAGATGATCATCTAGTGTAACAGCTTTTTGTTGATGTGGAGTTAACATATCAAACTTTTTTATAAGCCGGAATGATTATTTTGAATGTTGTTCCCTTTTCAGAAGATGATTCAAGTTCAATTGTGCCATTGATGTTTTCAATAAATCTTTTTGCCATACTCAGACCCAAGCCCATTCCTTGAATCTTTGTCGTAAAGTTATCAATGAAAATTTTGTCCCGAATTTCTTCAGGAATTCCTGTTCCGTTATCTGTTATTCTGATTTCAAATTTATTTTCTTTCCTTTCAATCTTAATTAAAATTTTGTTTGCATTTGCCTGAATGGAATTACGAATAAAATTGATGAACATTCTGCTAAGTTGATTTGAGTCAGCTTCAATCAATGCTTCCTGAATATCTGTATCCAGAATAATTTTTACTTTTTCATTGATAAAAATATTTATGGTATCGTTAACGACTTTTATTAAATCTATCACTTCAATTTTTAAGCTTGGCATTTTAGCAAATCTGCTGAACTCTGAAGCTATTTGACTAAGATTATCAATCTGTGTTAAAATCGTATTTGAAACTTTATCGAAAAGTTTATCAAAATCTCCATGCTTTTCTCTGTAAGCTGCAATCAACTGCTGAATAGCAAGTTTCATCGGTGTAAGCGGATTTTTTATTTCGTGTGCAACCTGTTTTGCCATTTCTTTCCAGGCAGATTCTCTTTCAAGTTCCGCAAGTTCAATTTGATTTCTTTTGAGTTCCATGGTCATAAGATTAAAACCATCTAACAGTTCTTTTATCTCACCTTTTGCTTTGTGTTGAATCTGAACATTCAGATCACCTTTACCGACTGCTTCAGCTGCCTTTGTTAACTTTTGAATCGGTGATGAAATCTGATTTGCAAAAATTGTACTGAACAATACTATCAGAAGCACTGCGAAAGAATAAATACCAAATATTACTACATCAATTTCAGTTGTAGAAAAAGGAATTTTAATTTTATTGAAAGCATCATTAACACTCAGAATGTACTCTTTATTTTCAACTCTGAACTGGCGGAAATAAGCATCAAAAACATAGTCATTGATTCTTTCGTTAGTCATAAACTCTTTTAATCTCAGATAGTGTAAATGATAATATGCATCTGAGTTTAATTTTCTGTCAATCAATTCGATTCGGTAATACTTCTCATTTGAATTAAATATCTGTTCTGTGCCTTCAAAAAGTGAGA contains:
- a CDS encoding UvrD-helicase domain-containing protein yields the protein MLTPHQQKAVTLDDHLALTANAGSGKTFVLSRKYLEAAIKLDGQVSSIAAITFTEKAASELYQKISELIDNEIKETRDNQRIKVLEKIRRNLVSAYISTIHSFCIDILREFPVEAGIDANFTPIDQSLANELLELAVEETIDEYFNDTSRSEIVKRLLRYFSRKSVLQKELMSLIDDRKNVLKVKEEIYSKSDEEIIKNFNEKFEIIFNEIWSYYENDFIHSLKKINNSVLANNLKSDFALNIKYHLEEFERNRNPIELLQNIKKNLLTDKHEVRKQKYLVKDLQTSLEREIRIVEKTFSELEMFTRVSDGELYPDLIKLAREMLMLFDRTLQLYEIKKKEESYIDFEDILLFTKELLKNQDVQSYISSKFRYLMVDEFQDTNELQYEIFLPILDYLKSGKLFIVGDEKQSIYKFRDAELEIFHKTKDDIVKERNLSHLMELPDSFRMNEEICLFTNYVFNRLFEKDIPLFGELKNVPIVCAKEKKRDGEICFLISKGDEENPSQAELVAGKIIQLVSTENYNFGDITILVRKRKSFDELEKIFIKKNIPYSIIGGRGFYQRQVINDIYNYLSVMLNQEDDAALVGILRSPFFTIPDTTIFEISLQPGKSIYDKLKNFPDKGRLEKVKQVLQTHIDLSASLTLTQLLNQILSDTGYLAVIHNRIDGEQEIANIKKLFSLSRNFDSKGYRNLYDFVNSLKEAVQSVEDEPQAAVSSALDAVQIMTVHQAKGLEFPVVILFKTEDYGQSAKLKSKSIFVNKHLGLLAKIPDPNNPTGDYVSLPITQLNDFIEKKKNLAEIKRLLYVAITRAKEKLFITAEIKEDKEPNKESFIYLLKDALNFDFENDILIEDVLEYLVQKENKFINEKKTLEIKIPVIHNAEFINETVEKAVDTRSERKYIIQKYQEKEKSQMISATRISVYSQCPLKYHLTYNLGFALLNKLLPQWKDSSKIYNEYYFDEDIFTDNVIENESETLTILKNSSIKSEKIGEIIHKILQLELDESETLNFIKRQVKQIDINEITAEETINQISDLIKTFRETEVFKEISAYKNYKNEFEIYLKKNSYFLHGILDKIIFEKNKILIIDYKTDDVDEKSVSQKFEEYSNQLKFYLYISSQLFNDYEKFEARLIFLRMPDREFKLNYSSENISELKNEISAKIEGIVSNSFSKKLNHCNHCQFSTAGNCVVN
- a CDS encoding pyridoxamine 5'-phosphate oxidase family protein — encoded protein: MQRHQIVIRDIKEIEKDINDAMAGVASMLLDTERIYQIPTNFVYLDKNIFVYLDKNEEAFESIKFNSPASFSIVKSEKQGGKEITYRLKSITINGEIRIVDEQKIIDQIKEMYRLKYSSRLSSDDYEVPENFIVCIIDTSEIKALIEEGN